The Anaerotignum faecicola genome window below encodes:
- a CDS encoding extracellular solute-binding protein, which yields QETKVQETAVQDTKEVQTGETGKEQASEAGKESAAPKKKVSLVLATNWGEGDSKYHYFYPKFQEFQEANADTMDITLETYSTEDYKTKIKTQTASGDLPDVFTYWGGAMMTDMVEAGLLLDVEEYFNASDHVKRDGF from the coding sequence CAGGAAACAAAGGTCCAGGAGACGGCGGTTCAGGACACAAAGGAGGTGCAGACCGGAGAAACAGGAAAGGAACAGGCTTCGGAAGCGGGGAAAGAGAGTGCCGCGCCAAAGAAGAAGGTATCACTGGTTCTTGCAACAAACTGGGGTGAGGGGGACTCCAAGTATCACTATTTCTATCCGAAGTTTCAGGAATTTCAGGAAGCGAATGCCGATACGATGGATATTACTCTGGAGACTTACAGCACAGAAGACTATAAGACAAAGATTAAGACACAGACAGCTTCCGGTGATCTGCCGGATGTGTTTACCTATTGGGGCGGTGCGATGATGACCGATATGGTGGAAGCGGGACTGCTGCTCGATGTGGAAGAGTACTTTAACGCGTCGGATCATGTAAAGAGAGACGGATTTGA